From the Methylobacterium currus genome, one window contains:
- a CDS encoding multidrug ABC transporter ATPase, which produces MNHTDVEQRGAVIAILDPLHDVAHAIAGLDYPHDHWWIALVVLLGLFLAPAGLAWLLLRRIVSALRLLRWSGATLDRPGTALEPYLLRHSSRLQVRLALLSVLTLPAAWLLLDIPKHIINHALAAGDGHGGMTFLGWHLGKTELLFALCASYLGVLSASGLVKYAANRVRGRVNERTVRRLRLAIVRRTRGERDPTVRAALAAMAVQEVEPIGYFAGGLLVVPLIQGGTLLTSLAFLLAQNAALALSALIMLPVQVVLLPRLQRRLNASTRERVHATRVLTGLLTHDHGPTDGGTPARRAARQAAELERLRIAIAELKGRTKGLYNYTSNLTPFFFFSIGGYLVVQGRLSLGALIAALTAYKEITPALRELFDFAQAWSDARARFEEVTRALAPSARLPQATRLAGGMAAE; this is translated from the coding sequence TTGAACCATACTGACGTGGAGCAGCGCGGCGCCGTGATCGCCATTCTGGACCCCTTGCACGATGTGGCCCATGCCATAGCCGGACTCGACTACCCTCACGATCACTGGTGGATAGCGCTCGTCGTCCTGCTCGGCCTCTTCCTCGCGCCAGCCGGCTTGGCTTGGCTGCTCCTCCGCCGCATCGTCTCGGCGCTCCGCCTCCTGAGATGGTCCGGCGCGACACTGGACCGCCCGGGCACTGCGCTCGAGCCCTATCTCTTGCGGCATAGCAGCAGGTTGCAGGTCCGGCTCGCGCTGCTCTCGGTCCTGACGCTGCCCGCGGCGTGGCTGCTGCTCGACATCCCCAAGCACATCATCAACCACGCGCTCGCTGCCGGTGACGGACACGGCGGAATGACCTTCCTGGGCTGGCACCTGGGTAAGACAGAACTCCTGTTCGCGCTCTGCGCCAGCTACCTCGGGGTGCTTAGCGCCAGCGGGCTCGTGAAATACGCCGCGAACCGGGTGCGCGGGCGCGTGAATGAACGCACCGTGCGCCGCCTGCGCTTGGCCATCGTGCGACGGACCCGCGGGGAGCGCGACCCGACCGTGCGGGCGGCGCTGGCCGCCATGGCGGTCCAGGAGGTCGAGCCAATCGGCTATTTCGCGGGTGGCCTGCTCGTCGTCCCCCTGATCCAAGGAGGCACTCTGCTCACCAGCCTCGCCTTCCTGCTTGCCCAGAACGCGGCCCTCGCGCTCTCCGCGCTCATCATGCTGCCGGTGCAGGTCGTCCTCCTCCCGCGGCTCCAGCGGCGCCTCAACGCTAGCACGCGCGAACGGGTGCACGCCACACGCGTGCTAACCGGCCTGCTCACGCATGATCATGGTCCGACCGACGGCGGCACGCCTGCGAGGCGCGCGGCCCGCCAAGCGGCCGAACTAGAGCGCTTGCGCATCGCGATCGCTGAGTTGAAAGGGCGGACGAAGGGTCTCTACAACTACACATCAAACCTCACGCCGTTTTTCTTTTTCAGCATCGGCGGGTACCTCGTCGTCCAAGGCCGCCTCTCCCTCGGCGCGCTGATTGCGGCGCTCACGGCCTACAAGGAAATCACCCCGGCATTGCGCGAATTATTCGACTTCGCGCAGGCCTGGTCGGACGCCCGGGCCCGCTTCGAAGAGGTAACGCGCGCCCTTGCGCCTTCGGCGAGATTACCGCAGGCTACGCGCCTGGCAGGCGGGATGGCGGCGGAATAG
- a CDS encoding DUF305 domain-containing protein, which translates to MMRHTSLLPIAAVLLGFALPASAQQAQTGQGGGSMPGMQMQGSQGMSGMQNMTPFQKDTMAAMDKMNKAMMDGMMDSDPGMAWMKSMAAHHQGAIDMSEIVLKHTKDADVTREARKTAQQNEKDLKELHAKIRKEDKKS; encoded by the coding sequence ATGATGCGTCATACGTCGCTGCTGCCGATCGCCGCCGTCCTTCTCGGCTTTGCACTGCCGGCTTCGGCCCAGCAGGCTCAAACGGGCCAGGGAGGGGGATCAATGCCCGGTATGCAGATGCAAGGAAGTCAGGGCATGTCTGGCATGCAGAACATGACCCCATTCCAGAAGGACACCATGGCCGCGATGGACAAGATGAACAAGGCCATGATGGACGGAATGATGGATTCAGATCCTGGGATGGCGTGGATGAAGAGCATGGCGGCCCATCATCAGGGCGCGATCGACATGTCGGAAATCGTGCTGAAGCACACGAAAGATGCGGACGTGACAAGGGAAGCACGCAAGACCGCCCAGCAGAATGAGAAGGATCTTAAGGAATTGCATGCGAAAATACGGAAAGAAGATAAGAAGAGCTAA
- a CDS encoding multicopper oxidase family protein, with amino-acid sequence MNRREFIAVSGPGAMLVGAASVSGRVLAASVPEAASMAEVTTQPPLVPKTGPDYNPVVTLNGWTLPWRVTADGWKEFHLVAEPVEREIAPGMTAHLWGYNGQSPGPTIEAVEGDKIRIFVTNKLPEHTTVHWHGMILPSGMDGVGGLTQPTIKPGETFAYEYVLTKSGTFMYHPHADETFQMAMGMMGSFVVHPKDPAFMRVDRDFIFLTAAYDIDPGAYVPKVATMTDFNIWVWNSRAFPGIDPLVVAKGDRVRVRMGNLSMTNHPIHMHGYDFEVTGTDGGWVKESARWPEVSIDLPVGAMRAFEFKADNPGDWAIHCHKAHHTMNAMGHSVRTYIGVDQREVAKRVGQLIPGYMPMGSTGGAAMVEMGMPGPENTLPMMTGTGPFGSVEMGGMFSVVKVREGLARGDYKDPGWYQHPAGTVAYKVQDGAAPAAQTGTAAPDMNPARIGAGKGGRGPTLEVRARQRTLGMQGMATSDPMPAATPTTSSMPGTPMQHDMSTMGRQR; translated from the coding sequence ATGAACCGTCGAGAGTTTATCGCCGTCTCTGGGCCGGGGGCGATGCTTGTCGGGGCGGCTTCGGTTAGCGGCCGCGTGCTGGCCGCCTCGGTACCGGAGGCGGCCAGCATGGCCGAGGTCACGACCCAGCCACCGCTCGTTCCAAAAACCGGGCCCGACTACAACCCAGTTGTAACCCTCAACGGCTGGACCCTGCCCTGGCGGGTCACAGCGGACGGCTGGAAGGAGTTCCACCTTGTGGCCGAACCGGTCGAGCGCGAGATCGCGCCCGGCATGACGGCGCACTTGTGGGGCTACAACGGCCAGTCCCCGGGACCGACGATCGAGGCGGTCGAGGGCGACAAGATCCGCATCTTCGTCACCAACAAGCTGCCCGAGCACACCACGGTGCACTGGCACGGCATGATCCTGCCCTCCGGCATGGATGGGGTCGGCGGGCTCACGCAGCCGACGATCAAGCCCGGTGAGACTTTCGCCTACGAGTATGTGCTCACGAAATCGGGCACCTTCATGTACCATCCGCATGCGGACGAGACGTTTCAGATGGCCATGGGGATGATGGGCTCGTTCGTGGTGCACCCGAAAGATCCTGCCTTCATGCGGGTCGACCGCGACTTCATCTTCCTGACCGCCGCCTACGACATCGATCCAGGTGCCTACGTGCCGAAGGTCGCCACCATGACGGACTTCAACATCTGGGTCTGGAACTCGCGTGCGTTTCCCGGAATCGATCCGTTGGTCGTCGCGAAAGGCGACCGCGTGCGGGTGCGGATGGGCAATTTGTCCATGACGAATCACCCCATTCACATGCACGGCTACGACTTCGAGGTGACGGGAACGGATGGAGGCTGGGTGAAGGAGAGCGCCCGTTGGCCGGAGGTGTCCATCGACCTACCGGTCGGCGCCATGCGCGCGTTCGAGTTCAAGGCTGACAACCCAGGCGACTGGGCCATTCATTGCCACAAAGCGCATCACACCATGAACGCCATGGGGCATTCCGTTCGCACCTACATTGGTGTCGATCAACGCGAGGTCGCCAAGCGGGTCGGGCAGCTCATTCCAGGCTACATGCCGATGGGCTCGACCGGCGGTGCCGCGATGGTTGAGATGGGGATGCCAGGACCTGAGAACACCCTACCTATGATGACAGGCACGGGACCGTTCGGGTCCGTCGAGATGGGCGGCATGTTCTCGGTCGTGAAGGTGCGCGAGGGTTTGGCGCGGGGCGATTACAAGGATCCGGGTTGGTATCAGCATCCTGCTGGTACGGTGGCCTACAAGGTCCAAGATGGAGCAGCTCCTGCGGCTCAGACAGGGACGGCAGCGCCGGACATGAACCCCGCCCGCATCGGGGCGGGAAAGGGCGGGCGCGGGCCCACGCTCGAGGTGCGCGCACGGCAGCGCACGCTTGGCATGCAGGGCATGGCAACAAGCGACCCCATGCCGGCCGCGACACCCACGACCAGCTCGATGCCGGGCACGCCCATGCAGCATGATATGAGCACCATGGGACGCCAGCGCTAA